A genomic region of Thiohalophilus sp. contains the following coding sequences:
- a CDS encoding type III pantothenate kinase has translation MQLLIDFGNTRIKWALLQEGELCFGDEAIYTEVELAPLFENWWIDLSAPASVLCASVAEQTCFAQLEQWCRQRWQLPVTLLQAVSRQQGVINAYAEAHTLGSDRWVALIAAHRLTDQHVGVIDCGSAITVDLLRADGVHQGGYIVPGLWMMQRCLLERTGQINTAPSLSDDLAPGDSSGSCISHGALRSVTALLDRLMVDLQSRYDNRLQWLLTGGDAAHIQAHLRQPGRLVPDLVLQGLACVAQE, from the coding sequence ATGCAACTGCTGATTGATTTCGGTAATACCCGGATCAAGTGGGCCTTGCTGCAGGAGGGCGAGCTGTGCTTTGGCGATGAAGCGATCTATACCGAGGTGGAACTGGCGCCGTTGTTCGAAAACTGGTGGATCGATCTGAGCGCGCCGGCCAGCGTGTTATGTGCCAGCGTTGCCGAGCAGACATGTTTCGCGCAGCTGGAACAATGGTGCCGTCAGCGTTGGCAGCTCCCGGTGACTCTCCTGCAAGCGGTTTCCCGTCAACAGGGGGTGATCAATGCCTATGCCGAAGCGCACACCCTGGGCAGTGACCGCTGGGTGGCACTGATCGCCGCCCACCGGTTGACTGACCAGCATGTGGGCGTCATTGATTGCGGCAGCGCGATTACCGTCGATCTGCTGCGCGCTGACGGCGTCCATCAGGGAGGCTATATCGTGCCGGGTTTATGGATGATGCAACGCTGTTTGCTGGAACGCACTGGCCAGATCAACACCGCGCCGTCATTGAGCGATGACCTGGCGCCCGGTGACTCCAGCGGCAGTTGTATCAGTCACGGCGCCCTGCGCAGTGTGACCGCGCTGCTCGATCGACTCATGGTCGATCTGCAGTCCCGGTATGACAATCGCCTGCAGTGGCTGTTGACCGGCGGGGATGCAGCACATATTCAGGCGCATCTGCGCCAACCCGGCCGGCTGGTGCCGGATCTGGTCCTGCAGGGGCTGGCCTGCGTCGCGCAAGAATGA
- a CDS encoding SPOR domain-containing protein — MKWLIYLLLLVNISLFAWHYRGGLTTAEPDAALPTDVQRLVLLHEKQQQAEEGRAWCYSLGPLKEPPQAEALSKRLQQWEMTSWRRTSQEAGRKGYWVLLPPLSSRVEARAAVAELKAKKIEDYFLIATGPNANGVSLGVFSTFEAAHRRINQLSELGFEPIWENVRLPIDEYWLDWPRETGSLSEAQLAQLQEGYAGLRQIERRCEPPAEIQTGSAKNRR; from the coding sequence ATGAAATGGCTGATCTATCTGTTGCTGCTGGTGAATATCAGCCTGTTTGCCTGGCACTATCGCGGCGGCCTGACCACGGCCGAGCCGGACGCGGCCCTACCGACGGATGTTCAGCGGCTGGTGCTGTTGCATGAAAAACAGCAGCAGGCCGAGGAGGGGCGGGCCTGGTGTTACAGCCTTGGTCCCTTGAAAGAGCCACCCCAGGCCGAGGCGCTGAGTAAACGCTTGCAACAATGGGAAATGACGAGCTGGCGGCGCACGAGTCAGGAGGCCGGGCGCAAGGGGTACTGGGTGCTGTTACCCCCGCTGTCTTCGCGGGTCGAGGCACGCGCTGCCGTGGCCGAACTCAAGGCCAAAAAGATCGAAGACTATTTTTTGATTGCCACCGGCCCGAACGCCAACGGGGTTTCGCTGGGCGTGTTCTCCACCTTTGAGGCGGCGCATCGACGCATCAATCAGCTGAGCGAACTCGGTTTCGAGCCGATTTGGGAGAATGTCCGGCTGCCGATCGACGAGTACTGGCTGGACTGGCCGCGCGAAACCGGCAGCCTTTCCGAAGCGCAACTGGCACAATTACAGGAAGGGTATGCCGGATTGCGCCAGATCGAACGCCGCTGTGAGCCGCCGGCAGAGATCCAAACGGGTTCGGCAAAAAACCGTCGTTAA
- the tuf gene encoding elongation factor Tu: MSKAKFERTKPHVNVGTIGHVDHGKTTLTAAITKVMGEKFGGESRAYDQIDSAPEEKARGITIATAHVEYETENRHYAHVDCPGHADYVKNMITGAAQMDGAILVVSAADGPMPQTREHILLSRQVGVPSIVVYLNKADMVDDAELLELVEMEVRELLSSYDFPGDDVPVVTGSALKALEGDSSEIGVPSIEKLVAEMDAYIPAPERAIDGTFLMPIEDVFSISGRGTVVTGRIERGIVKVGEDVEIVGMKDTAKTTVTGVEMFRKLLDQGQAGDNVGVLLRGTKRDDVERGQVLCKPGSIKPHTRFECEVYVLSKDEGGRHTPFFNGYRPQFYFRTTDVTGACDLPEGVEMVMPGDNVQMTVSLIAPIAMEEGLRFAIREGGRTVGAGVVSKIIE; encoded by the coding sequence GTGTCCAAGGCAAAATTTGAACGTACGAAGCCGCATGTGAATGTCGGGACCATTGGTCACGTAGACCATGGCAAGACGACCTTGACGGCGGCGATCACCAAGGTAATGGGCGAGAAGTTCGGCGGTGAAAGCCGGGCGTACGACCAGATTGACAGCGCGCCGGAAGAAAAAGCGCGCGGCATCACCATTGCCACCGCGCACGTGGAATACGAAACCGAGAACCGTCACTACGCGCACGTGGACTGCCCGGGCCATGCGGACTATGTGAAGAACATGATCACCGGTGCGGCGCAGATGGACGGGGCGATTCTGGTGGTTTCGGCCGCCGACGGCCCGATGCCGCAGACCCGCGAGCACATTCTGCTGTCCCGCCAGGTGGGCGTGCCGAGCATTGTTGTTTACCTGAACAAGGCGGACATGGTGGACGACGCCGAACTGCTGGAACTGGTGGAAATGGAAGTGCGCGAGCTGCTCTCTTCCTATGACTTCCCCGGCGACGACGTCCCGGTGGTCACCGGTTCCGCGCTCAAGGCGCTGGAAGGGGACAGCTCCGAAATTGGCGTGCCCTCCATCGAGAAGCTGGTGGCGGAAATGGACGCCTACATTCCGGCGCCGGAACGGGCCATTGACGGCACCTTCCTGATGCCGATCGAAGACGTGTTCTCCATCTCCGGTCGCGGCACCGTGGTGACCGGGCGTATCGAGCGCGGGATTGTCAAAGTGGGTGAAGACGTGGAAATCGTCGGCATGAAAGACACCGCCAAGACCACTGTCACCGGCGTGGAAATGTTCCGCAAGCTGCTGGACCAGGGTCAGGCGGGGGACAACGTGGGCGTGCTGCTGCGCGGCACCAAGCGTGACGACGTCGAGCGCGGCCAGGTCCTGTGCAAGCCGGGCTCCATCAAGCCGCACACCAGGTTCGAGTGCGAAGTGTACGTTCTGTCCAAGGACGAAGGCGGGCGTCACACCCCGTTTTTCAACGGCTATCGGCCGCAGTTTTATTTCCGGACCACCGACGTGACCGGTGCCTGTGACCTGCCCGAAGGGGTGGAAATGGTCATGCCGGGGGACAACGTGCAGATGACCGTGAGCCTGATTGCCCCGATTGCGATGGAAGAAGGCCTGCGCTTTGCGATTCGCGAAGGCGGTCGGACCGTCGGCGCCGGTGTGGTATCGAAGATTATTGAATAA
- the secE gene encoding preprotein translocase subunit SecE — protein sequence MADKIKLTVAVLLVLAGIAGFYQFANEALLYRVLGLLAVLGVAVAVAATSQPGLNAWNFGRSAVLEARKSVWPSRRETTQTTLMVVVMVTIIGIVLWLFDMFLLWAVKLITGQGG from the coding sequence ATGGCAGACAAGATCAAGCTAACAGTCGCCGTATTACTGGTGCTGGCCGGCATTGCCGGCTTTTATCAGTTTGCGAACGAGGCACTGCTGTATCGGGTGCTGGGTTTGCTGGCGGTGCTGGGTGTGGCGGTGGCCGTGGCGGCGACCTCACAACCGGGTCTGAATGCCTGGAATTTCGGCCGCAGTGCCGTCCTTGAGGCGCGCAAGTCTGTCTGGCCGTCCCGGCGTGAAACCACCCAGACGACGCTGATGGTGGTGGTCATGGTGACGATTATCGGCATCGTGCTGTGGTTATTCGATATGTTTTTGCTGTGGGCGGTGAAACTCATTACCGGTCAGGGAGGCTGA
- the nusG gene encoding transcription termination/antitermination protein NusG yields the protein MALRWYVVHAYSGFEAQVKRSLEERIKLNGMEDKFGQILVPTEEVIEMRDGQKRKSDRKFFPGYVLVQMDMDDETWHLVKDTPRVMGFIGGTSDKPAPISEKEAQSILERIQEGTERPRPKVLFESGEVVRINDGPFNDFNGVVEEVDYEKNRLRVEVSIFGRSTPVDLDFSQVEKS from the coding sequence ATGGCATTACGCTGGTACGTCGTCCACGCCTATTCCGGTTTTGAAGCGCAGGTCAAGCGCTCACTGGAAGAGCGAATCAAGCTCAATGGTATGGAAGACAAGTTCGGACAGATCCTGGTGCCGACCGAGGAAGTCATCGAAATGCGCGACGGTCAGAAGCGCAAAAGCGATCGCAAATTCTTCCCGGGCTATGTGCTGGTGCAGATGGATATGGATGATGAAACCTGGCATCTGGTCAAGGACACGCCCCGGGTGATGGGCTTTATCGGCGGCACCAGCGACAAGCCGGCGCCGATCAGCGAAAAAGAAGCCCAGTCGATCCTGGAGCGCATCCAGGAAGGCACCGAACGGCCGCGGCCCAAGGTGTTGTTCGAGTCGGGCGAAGTGGTCCGGATCAACGACGGGCCGTTCAACGACTTTAACGGCGTTGTTGAAGAAGTGGATTACGAAAAGAACCGCCTGCGCGTGGAAGTGTCGATCTTCGGCCGTTCCACGCCGGTGGATCTGGACTTCAGTCAGGTCGAGAAGAGCTAA
- the rplK gene encoding 50S ribosomal protein L11, giving the protein MAKKVEAYIKLQVPAQEANPSPPVGPALGQHGVNIMEFCKAFNAQTQETEKGLPIPVVITVYSDRSFTFIMKTPPASILLKKAAGIQSGSGEPNRNKVGKVTREQLEEIARAKDPDLTAADMDSAVRTIAGSARSMGLDVEGM; this is encoded by the coding sequence ATGGCCAAGAAAGTCGAAGCATATATCAAGCTGCAGGTCCCGGCACAGGAAGCGAATCCGTCGCCGCCGGTGGGTCCTGCGCTGGGTCAGCATGGTGTGAACATCATGGAGTTCTGCAAGGCGTTTAACGCCCAGACCCAGGAAACCGAAAAAGGATTGCCGATCCCGGTTGTGATCACCGTCTACAGTGATCGCAGCTTTACCTTCATCATGAAGACGCCGCCGGCGTCGATTCTGCTGAAAAAGGCCGCCGGTATCCAGAGCGGTTCGGGTGAGCCCAACCGTAACAAGGTAGGCAAGGTCACCCGCGAGCAGCTGGAAGAGATTGCCCGGGCCAAAGATCCGGATCTGACTGCCGCGGATATGGATTCTGCGGTGCGCACCATTGCCGGTAGCGCGCGGAGTATGGGTCTTGATGTGGAGGGTATGTAA
- the rplA gene encoding 50S ribosomal protein L1, whose protein sequence is MAKLSKRQKAIREKLDPSKIYPIDEAFGLLKELPRVKFVESVEVAVNLGVDPRKSDQVVRGATVLPHGTGKTVRVAVFAQGENADKAKAAGADIVGFEDLAEEVKQGNMDFDVVIATPDAMRVVGQLGQILGPRGLMPNPKVGTVTPDVEGAIKNAKAGQVRYRTDKGGIIHCAIGNVDFDANNLKENLEALLADLKKAKPSAAKGQYVKKVSVSTTMGPGISVDQASLAL, encoded by the coding sequence ATGGCCAAGTTGAGCAAACGTCAAAAAGCAATTCGTGAAAAGCTGGATCCCAGCAAAATCTACCCGATCGATGAGGCCTTCGGTCTGTTGAAAGAACTGCCGCGCGTCAAATTTGTCGAGTCGGTCGAAGTGGCGGTTAATCTGGGTGTCGACCCGCGTAAATCCGATCAGGTTGTGCGTGGTGCGACCGTCCTGCCGCATGGCACTGGCAAAACTGTCCGGGTCGCCGTCTTTGCTCAGGGCGAGAATGCCGACAAGGCCAAAGCCGCGGGTGCCGATATTGTCGGCTTCGAGGACCTGGCCGAAGAAGTCAAACAGGGCAACATGGATTTCGATGTGGTTATCGCCACTCCGGACGCCATGCGTGTGGTTGGCCAGCTGGGCCAGATTCTCGGTCCGCGCGGTCTGATGCCGAACCCGAAAGTCGGTACCGTGACTCCGGACGTCGAAGGCGCGATAAAAAATGCCAAGGCCGGTCAGGTGCGCTACCGCACCGACAAGGGCGGTATTATCCATTGCGCTATCGGCAATGTGGATTTTGATGCCAACAATTTAAAGGAAAACCTGGAAGCCCTGCTGGCGGATCTGAAAAAGGCCAAGCCGTCAGCCGCCAAGGGACAGTATGTGAAGAAAGTGTCTGTCTCCACGACCATGGGTCCGGGAATTTCCGTCGATCAGGCGTCGCTGGCGCTCTGA
- the rplJ gene encoding 50S ribosomal protein L10: MALSLKQKKAIVAEVAEVAANAHSAVVAEYIGLASNDMNNLRAQARSGGVYLRVVKNTLAKRALEGTDFACMNDTLVGPMILAFSEEDPGAAARVIKEFAKGHDKLVVKALSVSGQLLSASELDRLASLPTKEQAISMLMSVMQAPITKLARTFNEVPGKLVRTVAAVRDAKQAS, translated from the coding sequence GTGGCTCTCAGTCTGAAACAAAAGAAAGCCATAGTGGCCGAAGTCGCTGAAGTCGCTGCGAATGCACATTCCGCCGTGGTGGCGGAATATATTGGACTGGCGTCCAATGACATGAATAACCTGCGTGCTCAGGCACGTTCCGGTGGTGTTTATCTTCGTGTCGTGAAAAATACGCTGGCCAAACGTGCATTGGAAGGGACGGACTTTGCCTGCATGAACGATACGCTCGTGGGTCCGATGATCCTGGCATTTTCGGAAGAAGATCCGGGTGCAGCGGCGCGAGTCATCAAAGAGTTCGCCAAGGGACATGACAAACTGGTAGTCAAGGCCCTTTCTGTCAGTGGACAGTTGCTGTCTGCTTCAGAACTGGACCGTTTGGCCAGCCTGCCGACCAAGGAGCAAGCCATCAGCATGCTTATGTCGGTGATGCAGGCTCCGATTACCAAACTGGCGCGTACCTTTAATGAAGTGCCTGGCAAACTGGTCCGTACCGTCGCGGCTGTTCGTGACGCTAAACAGGCCTCTTGA
- the rplL gene encoding 50S ribosomal protein L7/L12, translating to MAVSKDEILETVSNMTVMEVVELIEAMEEKFGVSAAAAVAAAPAAAAGGGEAAVEEKDEFDVVMTSFGDNKVSVIKAVRGITGLGLKEAKEMVEGTPATVKEGASKDDAEEVKKTLEEAGAQVELK from the coding sequence ATGGCAGTTTCTAAAGATGAAATCCTGGAAACGGTTTCAAATATGACCGTAATGGAAGTGGTCGAACTGATCGAAGCAATGGAAGAGAAGTTCGGCGTTTCCGCCGCAGCCGCTGTTGCTGCTGCCCCGGCCGCTGCGGCCGGGGGTGGTGAAGCCGCTGTTGAAGAGAAAGACGAATTCGACGTCGTCATGACCAGCTTTGGTGATAACAAGGTTTCTGTCATCAAGGCAGTCCGTGGTATTACCGGCCTGGGTCTGAAAGAAGCCAAGGAAATGGTGGAAGGCACCCCTGCCACTGTGAAGGAAGGGGCTTCCAAGGACGACGCCGAAGAAGTGAAGAAGACGCTTGAAGAAGCCGGCGCTCAGGTCGAGCTGAAATAA
- the rpoB gene encoding DNA-directed RNA polymerase subunit beta, with protein MAYSFTDKKRIRKNFGRRPTILEVPYLLAMQTDSYREFLQAEKNEDQRDDKGLHAAFKSVFPIVSYSGNAALEYVSYRLGTPGFDVKECQMRGVTYAAPLRVKVRLIIYDKEAKNPTVKDIREQEVYMGEIPLMTETGTFVINGTERVIVSQLHRSPGVFFDHDKGKTHSSGKLLFNARVIPYRGSWLDFEFDPKDCLFTRIDRRRKLPVTILLRALGYSTEEMLDLFFEKNTFHMNKDGGFELDLVADRLRGETATFDIKIKNKVLVEEGRRITPRHIREIEKAGLKKLAVPDEYMHDKVLAHDVINKDTGEVVAKANDTLIPERLEQLREANVTEFQTIFTNDLDHGPYISKTLEIDTTTTQLEAQVEIYRMMRPGEPPTKEAAENLFNNLFFSEDRYDLSGVGRMKFNRRIGRKEVTGEGTLSKEDILAVIQTLIGIRDGKGNVDDIDHLGNRRIRSVGEMAENQFRVGLVRVERAVKERLSLAESENLMPQEMINAKPVSAAIKEFFGSSQLSQFMDQNNPLSEVTHKRRISALGPGGLTRERAGFEVRDVHPTHYGRVCPIETPEGPNIGLINSLAVYARTNQYGFLETPYRRVKNGKVTEEIDYLSAIDEGEFTIAQANAGVDNKGNLSDDLVSCRHLNEFAMSTPDKVDYMDISPKQIVSVAAALVPFLEHDDANRALMGANMQRQAVPTLRAEKPVVGTGIERTVAVDSGVAVVARRGGTVDSVDASRIVVRVNDDETVAGESGVDIYNLTKYTRSNQNTCINQRPLVNVRDEIARGDVLADGPSTDLGELALGQNMLVAFMPWNGYNFEDSILISERVVEEDRFTTIHIEELTCVARDTKLGSEEITGDIPNVGESALAKLDEAGIVYIGAEVKPGDILVGKVTPKGETQLTPEEKLLRAIFGEKASDVKDTSLRVSSGIVGTVIDVQVFTRDGLEKDSRAIAIEESELESVRKDFNDQRRIMEDDAYQRVEHMLVGKVADGGPNKLKSGSKLTRAYLEEVPREKWFEIRLRNDDANAQLEAIGAQIKQLRKDFDEKFEEKKRKLTTGDDLAPGVLKMVKVHLAVKRRMQPGDKIAGRHGNKGVISMIRPVEDMPFSADGTPIDIVLSPLGVPSRMNVGQVLETHLGWAAKGLGKKLGDMLKAQTKIAEIRKLLEDIYNKSEGQKEDLKSLTDEEVLKLASNLRAGVPMATPVFDGVNEAEIKRLLRLADLPESGQADLYDGRTGEKFDRPVTVGYMYILKLNHLVDDKMHARSTGPYSLVTQQPLGGKAQFGGQRFGEMEVWALEAYGAAYTLQEMLTVKSDDVNGRTKMYKNIVDGDHRMEPGMPESFNVLLKEIRSLGIDIELEQTD; from the coding sequence ATGGCATACTCGTTTACTGATAAGAAACGGATTCGTAAAAACTTTGGTCGTCGTCCTACCATCCTGGAAGTCCCCTATCTTCTGGCCATGCAGACCGATTCCTACCGGGAATTTCTGCAAGCTGAAAAAAACGAAGATCAGCGTGACGACAAGGGTTTGCATGCGGCGTTCAAATCGGTCTTTCCCATAGTCAGCTATTCCGGCAATGCAGCGCTGGAATATGTCAGCTACCGGCTGGGAACCCCGGGCTTTGATGTGAAAGAGTGTCAGATGCGCGGTGTGACCTATGCAGCTCCGCTGCGGGTCAAGGTGCGCCTGATCATCTACGACAAGGAAGCCAAGAACCCCACGGTCAAGGACATCCGCGAGCAGGAAGTCTACATGGGCGAAATTCCGCTCATGACCGAGACCGGAACCTTTGTTATTAATGGTACCGAACGGGTTATCGTCTCCCAGCTGCACCGTTCGCCCGGCGTGTTTTTCGATCACGACAAGGGCAAGACCCATTCCTCCGGCAAGCTGCTGTTCAATGCCCGGGTGATTCCGTACCGTGGTTCCTGGCTCGATTTTGAATTCGATCCCAAGGATTGTCTGTTTACCCGCATCGATCGCCGCCGCAAGTTGCCGGTCACCATACTGTTGCGCGCCCTCGGTTACAGTACCGAAGAGATGCTGGATCTGTTTTTCGAGAAAAATACCTTCCATATGAATAAGGATGGCGGTTTTGAACTCGATCTGGTTGCCGATCGCCTGCGTGGTGAAACCGCGACATTTGATATCAAGATCAAGAACAAGGTGCTGGTCGAAGAAGGCCGCCGCATTACCCCGCGGCATATCCGCGAGATAGAAAAGGCCGGGCTGAAGAAACTGGCGGTGCCGGACGAGTATATGCACGACAAGGTACTGGCACACGACGTTATCAACAAAGATACCGGCGAAGTGGTGGCCAAGGCCAATGACACCCTCATCCCCGAGCGTCTGGAGCAGTTGCGCGAGGCCAATGTCACCGAATTCCAGACCATTTTCACCAATGATCTGGATCACGGCCCGTATATCTCCAAAACCCTGGAAATCGATACCACCACTACCCAGCTGGAAGCCCAGGTAGAGATTTATCGCATGATGCGCCCGGGTGAGCCGCCGACCAAGGAAGCGGCCGAGAACCTGTTCAACAACCTGTTCTTCAGCGAGGATCGCTACGATCTTTCCGGCGTCGGCCGCATGAAATTCAACCGTCGTATCGGTCGTAAGGAAGTCACCGGCGAAGGCACCCTGTCCAAGGAAGATATCCTGGCCGTGATTCAGACCCTGATCGGCATTCGTGACGGCAAGGGCAACGTCGACGATATCGACCATCTGGGTAACCGGCGTATCCGTTCCGTGGGCGAGATGGCCGAAAACCAGTTCCGCGTGGGGCTGGTGCGGGTCGAGCGCGCGGTCAAGGAGCGTTTGTCCCTGGCGGAATCGGAAAACCTGATGCCCCAGGAGATGATCAATGCCAAGCCGGTCTCCGCGGCGATCAAGGAGTTCTTCGGCTCCTCCCAGCTCTCCCAGTTCATGGATCAGAATAACCCACTGTCGGAAGTGACCCACAAGCGGCGTATTTCCGCACTGGGCCCGGGCGGTCTGACCCGCGAACGCGCGGGCTTCGAGGTGCGTGACGTGCATCCGACCCATTACGGCCGGGTCTGCCCGATTGAGACCCCGGAAGGGCCGAACATCGGTCTGATTAACTCCCTGGCAGTTTACGCACGGACCAATCAGTACGGCTTTCTGGAGACCCCGTACCGCCGGGTGAAAAATGGCAAGGTCACCGAGGAGATCGATTACCTGTCCGCGATTGACGAAGGCGAGTTTACTATCGCCCAAGCCAACGCCGGCGTGGATAACAAGGGTAATCTGAGCGACGATCTGGTTTCCTGTCGCCATCTGAACGAATTTGCCATGTCGACCCCGGACAAGGTTGACTATATGGATATTTCGCCCAAGCAGATCGTCTCGGTTGCGGCGGCACTGGTTCCGTTCCTGGAACACGACGACGCCAACCGCGCACTGATGGGCGCCAACATGCAGCGTCAGGCTGTGCCAACCCTGCGTGCTGAGAAGCCCGTAGTGGGCACCGGGATCGAGCGCACCGTGGCCGTGGATTCCGGTGTGGCCGTGGTGGCCCGGCGTGGCGGTACAGTCGATTCGGTCGATGCCTCGCGTATTGTTGTGCGGGTCAATGACGATGAGACCGTGGCGGGTGAGTCCGGTGTGGATATCTACAACCTGACCAAATATACCCGTTCTAACCAGAATACCTGCATCAACCAGCGACCGCTGGTGAATGTCCGCGATGAGATCGCCCGCGGTGATGTGCTGGCCGACGGGCCTTCCACCGATCTGGGGGAACTGGCGCTGGGCCAGAACATGCTGGTCGCCTTCATGCCCTGGAACGGTTACAACTTCGAGGACTCGATCCTGATCTCCGAGCGGGTGGTCGAAGAAGATCGCTTCACCACCATCCATATCGAGGAGCTGACCTGCGTCGCCCGCGATACCAAACTGGGCTCCGAAGAAATCACCGGCGATATTCCCAATGTCGGCGAGTCGGCACTGGCCAAGCTGGATGAGGCCGGTATCGTTTATATCGGTGCCGAAGTCAAACCCGGGGACATTCTGGTTGGCAAGGTCACGCCCAAGGGCGAGACCCAGCTGACACCCGAAGAAAAACTGCTGCGTGCCATTTTCGGTGAGAAAGCCTCGGACGTGAAAGATACCTCGCTGCGGGTCTCCTCCGGCATCGTCGGCACCGTGATCGACGTGCAGGTCTTCACCCGCGACGGGCTGGAAAAAGACTCGCGCGCGATCGCCATAGAAGAGTCCGAGCTGGAAAGCGTTCGCAAGGACTTCAACGACCAGCGCCGCATCATGGAAGACGATGCGTACCAGCGTGTTGAACACATGCTGGTGGGCAAGGTGGCCGATGGCGGTCCGAACAAGCTCAAAAGCGGCAGCAAGCTGACCAGGGCCTATCTGGAAGAGGTGCCGCGGGAAAAATGGTTCGAAATCCGTTTGCGTAACGACGACGCCAATGCCCAGCTGGAAGCCATTGGCGCGCAGATCAAGCAGCTGCGCAAGGACTTTGATGAAAAATTCGAAGAGAAGAAGCGCAAGCTGACGACCGGTGATGATCTGGCACCGGGCGTGCTGAAAATGGTCAAGGTGCATCTGGCGGTCAAACGCCGCATGCAGCCGGGTGACAAGATCGCCGGTCGCCACGGGAACAAGGGTGTTATCTCCATGATTCGCCCGGTCGAAGATATGCCGTTCAGTGCCGACGGGACGCCTATCGATATCGTACTCAGTCCGCTGGGTGTGCCCTCGCGCATGAACGTCGGTCAGGTACTGGAAACGCATCTGGGCTGGGCGGCCAAGGGGCTGGGCAAGAAACTGGGTGACATGCTCAAGGCCCAGACCAAAATCGCGGAAATTCGCAAGTTGCTGGAAGACATTTACAACAAAAGCGAAGGTCAGAAGGAAGATCTCAAGTCCCTGACGGATGAAGAGGTCCTGAAGCTGGCCAGCAATCTGCGTGCGGGTGTGCCGATGGCCACGCCGGTGTTTGACGGCGTCAATGAAGCTGAAATCAAACGCCTGCTGCGTCTGGCAGACTTGCCGGAAAGCGGCCAGGCCGATCTGTACGATGGGCGCACCGGCGAGAAATTCGATCGCCCGGTCACCGTCGGGTACATGTACATCCTGAAGCTGAACCACCTGGTCGACGACAAGATGCACGCCCGTTCGACCGGTCCGTACAGTCTGGTGACCCAGCAGCCGCTGGGCGGCAAGGCCCAGTTCGGTGGCCAGCGTTTCGGTGAGATGGAGGTCTGGGCGCTGGAAGCCTACGGTGCCGCCTATACCCTGCAGGAAATGCTCACCGTCAAGTCCGATGACGTCAACGGCCGGACCAAGATGTACAAGAACATCGTCGACGGCGATCATCGTATGGAACCGGGCATGCCGGAGTCCTTCAACGTACTGCTGAAGGAAATCCGTTCACTTGGTATCGATATCGAACTCGAGCAAACGGACTAA